Part of the bacterium genome, TAATCAGTCAGAACAAGATTCTGCAAAAGAGTGCTTTTTTACCAATCATTATAACGGTAACGTGTGTCAAGAAACGCTTTATTTTATAGACCTTAATAATGCTGTAGATCAGCGATTTATGGCCTACGTTAAAGGCAAAGCCAATTGTGATGTTCAAGTGAGAATAATCTCGACCGATTCAACTTTTTTTATCGGTGAGGCCGATATGACCTGTAACACTTCAAGTGTAAATTATAACTCTACTTTAGAGCCATACCAAGTCTGTAACCTTTAATTGTCAAGAACTTGACCTTAGGCTTAAAAATAGGGACAATAGAGACATGGTCTTAAATTTCTCTATCATGGAGCTTATCGTTTGACTGGAGTTATGGCAGAGTCCAAAGTCTTGGTGTTGAATCGTTGCTTTTCTCCGATTCACATTACGTCTTTAAAACGTGCAATTTGCATGATTTATATGGATGTTGCCAAAATCGTTGATGAGAATTTTCAGACTTTTGATTTTGAGTCTTGGTCAGAGTTGAGTGTTGCAAAGGATGAATCAGGTTTAGGCTTGGTGGATAAAATAATTAAAGTTCCCAGGGTCATTGTTTTACAAGTCTATGATAAATTACCCCGCAATACAGTTAAATTGAGTCGGCATAATATTTTTGTGCGCGATCAAAACACCTGTCAATATTGTGCAAAAGTATATCCTAAGTCAGAACTTAATTTGGATCATGTTGTCCCAAGAGTTAAAGGTGGGGTGACATCTTGGAAAAACATTGTGTGCAGTTGCATCAAATGTAACCTCAAAAAAGGTGGTCGCACTCCCAGTGAAGCGGGAATGAAGTTGCTCAAACAACCCAAAGCACCCAATTGGAAGGAAAGTTTATTTTTTTCAATGCGTAAAAAAGTTTATGCAGAGTGGAAACCTTTTCTCAATGTGGTAGATTACAGTTATTGGAATACAGAACTAGAACAAACTTAGGCGGAGATGGATACCATGAGTTTAATTAAAGATAACGAAGCAGCCAATCGTTTGGCTAGAGCCATTGCTTCTGACATTGCTTTGTACAATGAAGATAAAATCAAAAAAGGCATTGTTGAAGATAATTTATTTGAAGTGTTGAATGAAGAAATAGAAGAGGGTCGTAAGCATTACCAAAGTAAAGTTGATCCTGAAATTTTGCAAAGCTTTAATTTTTTTGAAAAAGCCTTGGTCGATGTTTTGATTCGTCGTGAAGGTCATTTACAATCTTCCATTTGGTAATTGAGAGTTGTTCAATGTTGACGCACATTAATACGAAATTTCTGTTCATAGGCTTTTTTATGCTGATTTTCTTCAGTGCGTGTGCATCTAAAACAGTGGCCATCAATAATTTAGAAGATGCAAAGAAAATGGATGACTTGCAAACACAAATAAAAATCTTAGAGAACCGTTTAGATCACGTCACAGATCAAATGAATGTTATGCGTGATGCCATGGAAACCATGCAAGTGAAGTCAGAACAGGCAAAATCGGACTATGTACCATTAGATGAGACACAAACCAATGCAACACTGAAAGTAGCGTCAGAAAATTTTTTAGGTGTGGGTCAGTTAAAACCGGTAAAACAAGCTAAATGGACCAATGCCGACTTAAAAAATAAGTACTCAAGAGCAGTAAAAACAAAAGCAGCACCCACAAAAAATAAGATAAAAAAAACCAACAAAGCCTTAAATTTGTACAATTCAGCTTATAAACTTTATCAAGTCGGTGAGTACAAAACAGCAAGAAAAAGTTTTTTAGATTTTTTAAATGACTATCCCAAACATACCTATGCAGATAATGCCTTGTTTTGGTTGGCAGAGTCTTACTACAATGAAAGCAATTGCCCACAAGCATTACTATACTATGAGCGGGTGTTGAGTGAGTATCCACAAGAAAATAAAATTCCAGAGTCATTGTATAAAAAAACAGCCTGTTTGATCAAAACCTCGCAAGAAGATGAAGCAAAGCAGTCTTTATTAAGCTTAATTAAAACTTATCCAGGGCATCCCAGTACACAAAAAGCCAAGAAAAAATTTTTGGCCAAACTTGTTAACTAAACTTGTATAAGTTACGGCTTTAAGAGACAATTGTATAAAGCATGAGAATTATAGTCAAAATGATGTTTGTTTGTCTGATGTTCATGAGTTTTGAATCACAGGCGCAAGCTTTAAACTCTCCCATTCCAAAACAACAACCTTCACAACAAGAAATATCAGATCAGCAAGCTGAAAGTAGTCAGCAGCAAACTACAACAATTCCTAACTATTCAGATATTGAAGTCTTGGGTCCACAAGGAGCGGCGTCCTCACAACGTCCAGGAACTTTACGCAATATTCCCAATCAAACCGGTGAATACATTATTGTGAAAGGCGATACCTTATGGGATATTTGTGATCGATTATTGGATAACCCTTGGTACTGGCCAAAGTTATGGAAACTCAACACCTACATTGAAAACCCACATTTGATTTACCCTGGTGACAAACTTTATTTTGATGAAGGGTCTAACCGTAGTTACCCTGATATGGGTTTTAGCAATAAAGACGAGGGTGGTAGAAGTAATCAGAATGCCTACAATGATCCTTATGCCAACAATGGTTTTTCAGGTAAGACCATTGTATACAACGATGGTTCAAAAATGGTGTTGCGCCCTATTTTTTTCTTGGCAGAAAAAAATTTAAAAATTCAAGGTCATATCAGTCATGCTCTGGCCAATAAAAGAGAGTTAACGGAAAGTGATCTTGTTTACATTAAAATGAAGCAAGGCATAGCTATGCCCAAGAAGGGGGATCGTTTTTACGTGGTGGAACATGTTTCCGAGCTGCATGCGCGGCAAAATACCCACTCAGGGAAATTGTATGGAAAAATTATACGCAAGAACGCGGTTATTGAAGTCAAGTCTGTTGGGGTCAACACTATTGAGGCTGTTATTATCAGCAGTGATTATGCCATTAAGCGTGATTTTGAATTTATTGCCTACCAACCACAAATTATCAGTTTTGATGTTGCAACAAGTAATAAAAATGTAAAAGCAAAAATACTAGGTGTCACCGATAACCAAATTATGATTCGTGATGGCGATTATGTGTTTATTGATATCGGTGAAAAAAGCCAATTAAAACCGGGAACCATTTTGTATGCGGTAAGAAAGGGAGATCCTTTGGTATCAGTAAAAGACAATAAAAACATGCCTGAGTTAACTTATGGCAAGCTGGTTTTGGTTGAAGTCTATAAAAACAGCTCTATGGCTTACGTCACCGATGTTCGAGATGCGCTAGAAGTGGGCGAAATTTTAAAAACTTTTGTAGAGTAATCTATTTTTTGCATTAATCAATATAGAGCTTATTTATAAAGTGATCTAAGTTTTCTATGGCTAGCAAATATAAATCATCAAAGTTATCAACCAAGGTTAAATTTTTTTCTAAAACTTTAACTTGGCCAGAGAATATCTCCTGATTAAAAAAATCAATTTGTCTGCTTATGCTTAATACATTTTGATTTGAAGTGCTTTGCATATGTTCTAGCTGCTTTTTAGATTGAATATTTTTATAGTTAGGTCCAGTGAGTCTAACGGCATTGAGTATAACATAATAAGTGTCTAATTCAGTGTCTCTGAGCATCGATAGACTAAAAAGAAAATTTTGTTGGTTTATGTTTATATATTTATAGGGATAAGTGTGCTGATATGGCGCTCCCAATGCTTCAATCTGCATTCTTCTTTCTTGTTGACGATTTCTAAAAAAAAGTTCGCCGTTGCCTAGAGATTCATTAATTTGATGTTGCAAAGGTAAAGTAGATAGTTTTTGGGTAGAGGGCATACGAAGATGAAAAGGCGGGGTAAAATCAATGATATAGTCTTTTCCATCAAAGTTGACTTGAACAAAGCTGTGATTTGACCATAGATTCAGTTCATCTTTTCCTGCAACCAGATTAATGTGAATGGTATGATTGTTAGAGTGATCTGATAAAAAATCAGTTAAATGGTTTTTTATATATACAGCTTGTCCATAACACTCATATCCATCTAAAACGTCTGAAAAATCATCATAAACTGTAAAGTAATTGCCACGATAATTGTTATGAATAGAAATGTCTTGAGTATTTAAAGCAAAACCATATTTTTCGGGCTTAATATTAGATCGAAGCTCTGTTATGGCATCAATTAAAAGTTTAGGCCACTGCTGTAAACTCTGAGCATAGGTGTTTTTCAAGGATATAAAAAAGATTAGTATCAAAAAATAACGCATAGCATTGTATTAATTGTTTTGCTAAGGGGCGTCAAGTTAAGATTTCTGATCCTGAACTTGACCAATAAATACATAAAGCATAGTTATCGGATGTGCAGCATGTATATTGGTTAGCGTATTCATTATTGCCAGGTTTGTCCTTGTTGAAAAAGCATCAGCTTTTACAGCAGTGTCAGAATTTTGCTGGTTTAGTGGAGCATTTAAAAAGCAAACAGCATCCAAATCCGCAAATAGAAAAAATAATAAACGACTTACCCGACTTACCTATAGAGCAAGCCAAGCTTGAAATGGAAAAACTTCAGCGGCATGGGGCATGGATGATGAGTGTTGAAGATGATGTTTACCCTCTGAGTTTAAAACAAATTGCAGATCCACCCTTGGTCTTATTTGGTCAAGGTGTTTTACCCCAATCGTATCAACATTACTTTGCAGTGGTGGGCACCCGGCGCCCATCGAGTTATGGCCAAAGAGTAGCAAAAAGTTTATGCAGAGATTTAAGCCAACAAGGTTTAGTCTTGGTGAGTGGTTTGGCTTTGGGTATAGACAGCATAGCACATCAAGTTTGTCTTGACCTGAATCAATCTACCATTGCAGTCTTAGGGCACGGTTTAGGAACCTGTTATCCCAAACAAAATGAAGTCATGATGCAGCAGATTTTATCTTCAGGTTGTGTGTTGACCGAGTATCTATATGACCAAAAGCCCAAAAATTATCATTTTCCACAAAGAAATAGAATTGTTGCCGGTTTATCAAAAGGCTTGTTGTTGATTGAAGGGGCAAAAAAAAGTGGTGCCAGTATCACGGCAAGATTGGCCATTGAAAACAATAAAGATGTGTATGCAGTGCCCGGAATGATTGATTCGCCAACGGCGCACACGCCCAATTTGCTTATTTCTCAAGGGGCTAAAGTAGTGTTATCAGCGCAAGATATACTGGAAGACTTTGATCTGCAATTGAATACCAAAGAGACCGACCAACATTTGAGCAATCAAAGCCTGAGTAGCTTACAAAAAGATATCATAAGCTACTTGAGTAAAGAAGAAGGCGTTTTTGATGAAGTCTTACAAACAGAGTT contains:
- a CDS encoding HNH endonuclease, which codes for MAESKVLVLNRCFSPIHITSLKRAICMIYMDVAKIVDENFQTFDFESWSELSVAKDESGLGLVDKIIKVPRVIVLQVYDKLPRNTVKLSRHNIFVRDQNTCQYCAKVYPKSELNLDHVVPRVKGGVTSWKNIVCSCIKCNLKKGGRTPSEAGMKLLKQPKAPNWKESLFFSMRKKVYAEWKPFLNVVDYSYWNTELEQT
- the ybgF gene encoding tol-pal system protein YbgF — its product is MLIFFSACASKTVAINNLEDAKKMDDLQTQIKILENRLDHVTDQMNVMRDAMETMQVKSEQAKSDYVPLDETQTNATLKVASENFLGVGQLKPVKQAKWTNADLKNKYSRAVKTKAAPTKNKIKKTNKALNLYNSAYKLYQVGEYKTARKSFLDFLNDYPKHTYADNALFWLAESYYNESNCPQALLYYERVLSEYPQENKIPESLYKKTACLIKTSQEDEAKQSLLSLIKTYPGHPSTQKAKKKFLAKLVN
- a CDS encoding LysM peptidoglycan-binding domain-containing protein; this translates as MRIIVKMMFVCLMFMSFESQAQALNSPIPKQQPSQQEISDQQAESSQQQTTTIPNYSDIEVLGPQGAASSQRPGTLRNIPNQTGEYIIVKGDTLWDICDRLLDNPWYWPKLWKLNTYIENPHLIYPGDKLYFDEGSNRSYPDMGFSNKDEGGRSNQNAYNDPYANNGFSGKTIVYNDGSKMVLRPIFFLAEKNLKIQGHISHALANKRELTESDLVYIKMKQGIAMPKKGDRFYVVEHVSELHARQNTHSGKLYGKIIRKNAVIEVKSVGVNTIEAVIISSDYAIKRDFEFIAYQPQIISFDVATSNKNVKAKILGVTDNQIMIRDGDYVFIDIGEKSQLKPGTILYAVRKGDPLVSVKDNKNMPELTYGKLVLVEVYKNSSMAYVTDVRDALEVGEILKTFVE
- the dprA gene encoding DNA-processing protein DprA; protein product: MQHVYWLAYSLLPGLSLLKKHQLLQQCQNFAGLVEHLKSKQHPNPQIEKIINDLPDLPIEQAKLEMEKLQRHGAWMMSVEDDVYPLSLKQIADPPLVLFGQGVLPQSYQHYFAVVGTRRPSSYGQRVAKSLCRDLSQQGLVLVSGLALGIDSIAHQVCLDLNQSTIAVLGHGLGTCYPKQNEVMMQQILSSGCVLTEYLYDQKPKNYHFPQRNRIVAGLSKGLLLIEGAKKSGASITARLAIENNKDVYAVPGMIDSPTAHTPNLLISQGAKVVLSAQDILEDFDLQLNTKETDQHLSNQSLSSLQKDIISYLSKEEGVFDEVLQTELDVSDQDLLTALVDLEQQGLIERQFNGSWSKV